From Brevibacterium ihuae, the proteins below share one genomic window:
- a CDS encoding error-prone DNA polymerase produces MNRFFNPRTPWSELERRLSGRPDPKAPGVGPRAPEQDPGPVSVGPGGSDGPSRYAGADGSDAPAFSRPDRYRDRDQDRCPDGARPHPPRGAPALLPARIPWAELHVHSDFSFLDGASEPEELVAVGERAGLTGMALTDHNGLYGAVRFAQAAAEAALPTVFGAELSLGLAEKIPGQVDPRAEHLLVLARGVAGYRALSAALTAGALAGEKTRPVFDRERLAASADDWTVLTGCRKGPLLPHLADPDGGLGALRGLVAEFGRDRVVVELPRHGLPTDDARIAHLCELAHRARVRVVATNAVHYATRARFADAQVRAAVRSRRSLDAVAGWLPPTASARIHTGEEMRERFPAAALDTAVRLAEDHAFELTAARAGLPAAPIPDGVGEAEHLRRLVEEGGLRRYGTRAEHPRAWEQLDRELDTIGTMGFCGYFLIVHDIARFCREQDIFCQGRGSAANSAVCFVLGITAVDAVRFRLLFDRFLAPDRAGYPDIDIDIESGRREEVIQYVYRRYGRHRAAQVANVITYRAKSAVRDAAAALGYDPGQQDAFSKGIHRWSTLPDPADTAVPAQVLEVAGGLLGTPRHLGIHSGGMILADRPIGEVVPIEPATMDDRTVVQWDKDDCAAMDLVKFDLLGLGMLTALHEMVDLIARHTGERIDRAAIPQEDAEVYDMLCEADAVGVFQVESRAQLATLPRLRPRTFYDLAVQVALIRPGPIQGGSVHPYIRRRQGLEPVEHLHPLLENALGKTLGVPLFQEQLMQIAIDVAGFTGADADELRRAMGARRSAARMAQLAERFHAGCAARGVAPDIAQAIFDKIAAFANYGFPESHAISFANLVYDSAWFKRHHHAAFTAGLLRAQPMGFYSPQSLIADARRHGVRIRPVDINASAAQADLEADADSRGGFAIRIGLESVREVGGAGAAVVAEREAAGPYASIADLAHRTGVEVRVLEGLATAGAFAGFGLDRRQALWIAGALAGSGPGVLPGTAPVSAAPALPLMSAFDVTLAELFATGLTVDGYPTAGLRGALTARGYASTADARAAADGSRITVAGIVTHRQRPATASGITFMNIEDEFGMLNVVCTPGLMKRFAPISTSRSTLVITGLLQRAGSVVSLYAHRLIPLDVQLPARSRDFR; encoded by the coding sequence ATGAACCGCTTCTTCAACCCGCGCACCCCCTGGTCCGAGCTCGAGCGGCGGCTCTCGGGCCGGCCGGATCCGAAAGCGCCCGGGGTGGGTCCGCGCGCTCCCGAGCAGGACCCGGGACCCGTCTCGGTGGGGCCGGGCGGCTCCGACGGCCCGTCCCGCTACGCCGGGGCCGACGGGTCCGACGCCCCGGCGTTCTCCCGCCCCGACCGCTACCGGGACCGCGATCAGGACCGCTGTCCCGACGGCGCGCGCCCGCACCCGCCGCGCGGCGCCCCCGCGCTCCTGCCCGCCCGCATCCCGTGGGCGGAGCTCCACGTGCACTCCGACTTCAGCTTCCTCGACGGCGCCTCGGAGCCGGAGGAGCTCGTCGCCGTCGGTGAGCGGGCCGGGCTCACCGGGATGGCCCTCACCGACCACAACGGGCTCTACGGCGCAGTCCGGTTCGCCCAGGCCGCGGCCGAGGCGGCGCTGCCCACGGTCTTCGGCGCCGAGCTCTCCCTCGGGCTGGCGGAGAAGATCCCCGGACAGGTCGATCCGCGCGCCGAGCACCTCCTCGTGCTCGCCCGCGGCGTCGCCGGCTACCGCGCCCTGTCCGCCGCCCTCACCGCCGGGGCGCTGGCCGGCGAGAAGACCCGGCCGGTGTTCGACCGGGAGCGGCTCGCGGCATCCGCCGACGACTGGACCGTCCTCACCGGCTGCCGCAAGGGGCCTCTGCTCCCGCACCTCGCCGACCCCGACGGCGGGCTCGGCGCGCTGCGCGGCCTCGTCGCCGAGTTCGGCCGCGACCGGGTGGTCGTCGAGCTCCCCCGCCACGGCCTGCCCACCGACGATGCGCGGATCGCCCACCTGTGCGAGCTCGCGCACCGCGCCCGGGTCCGCGTCGTCGCCACGAACGCCGTCCACTACGCGACCCGCGCCCGCTTCGCCGACGCCCAGGTGCGCGCCGCCGTGCGCTCCCGCCGCTCCCTCGACGCGGTCGCCGGCTGGCTGCCGCCCACCGCCTCGGCCCGCATCCACACGGGGGAGGAGATGCGGGAGCGCTTCCCCGCCGCCGCCCTCGACACCGCCGTCCGGCTCGCGGAGGACCACGCCTTCGAGCTCACCGCCGCCCGGGCGGGGCTGCCCGCCGCCCCGATCCCCGACGGGGTCGGCGAGGCGGAGCACCTGCGGCGCCTCGTCGAGGAGGGCGGGCTCCGGCGCTACGGCACCCGGGCGGAGCATCCGCGCGCCTGGGAGCAGCTCGACCGGGAGCTCGACACCATCGGGACCATGGGGTTCTGCGGCTACTTCCTCATCGTCCACGACATCGCCCGCTTCTGCCGCGAGCAGGACATCTTCTGCCAGGGCCGGGGCTCGGCGGCGAACTCCGCGGTCTGCTTCGTGCTCGGCATCACCGCGGTCGACGCCGTCCGGTTCCGCCTCCTCTTCGACCGCTTCCTCGCCCCCGACCGGGCCGGCTACCCCGACATCGACATCGACATCGAGTCCGGCCGCCGTGAGGAGGTCATCCAGTACGTCTACCGGCGCTACGGCCGCCACCGCGCCGCCCAGGTCGCCAACGTCATCACCTACCGGGCGAAGTCCGCGGTGCGCGACGCCGCGGCCGCGCTCGGCTACGACCCCGGCCAGCAGGACGCCTTCTCCAAGGGCATCCACCGCTGGTCGACCCTGCCGGACCCGGCGGACACCGCCGTGCCCGCGCAGGTGCTCGAGGTCGCCGGCGGGCTCCTCGGCACCCCCCGCCACCTCGGCATCCACTCCGGCGGGATGATCCTCGCCGACCGGCCGATCGGCGAGGTCGTGCCCATCGAGCCGGCGACGATGGACGACCGCACCGTCGTCCAGTGGGATAAGGACGACTGCGCGGCGATGGACCTCGTCAAGTTCGACCTGCTCGGCCTCGGCATGCTCACCGCCCTCCACGAGATGGTCGACCTCATCGCCCGGCACACCGGCGAGCGCATCGACCGCGCGGCGATCCCGCAGGAGGACGCGGAGGTGTACGACATGCTCTGCGAGGCCGACGCGGTGGGCGTGTTCCAGGTCGAGTCCCGGGCCCAGCTCGCGACCCTCCCGCGGCTGCGCCCCCGCACCTTCTACGACCTCGCCGTGCAGGTCGCGCTCATCCGCCCCGGGCCCATCCAGGGCGGATCGGTCCACCCCTACATCCGTCGCCGCCAGGGGCTCGAGCCCGTCGAGCACCTCCATCCGCTCCTCGAGAACGCGCTCGGCAAGACCCTCGGGGTGCCGCTGTTCCAGGAGCAGCTCATGCAGATCGCGATCGATGTCGCCGGCTTCACCGGGGCCGATGCCGACGAGCTCCGGCGGGCGATGGGGGCCAGGCGGTCGGCGGCGCGGATGGCGCAGCTCGCCGAGCGCTTCCACGCCGGGTGCGCCGCCCGCGGGGTCGCCCCGGACATCGCGCAGGCGATCTTCGACAAGATCGCCGCCTTCGCCAACTACGGGTTCCCCGAGAGCCACGCCATCAGCTTCGCGAACCTCGTCTACGACTCGGCCTGGTTCAAGCGCCACCACCACGCGGCCTTCACCGCCGGACTCCTGCGCGCCCAGCCGATGGGCTTCTACTCGCCGCAGTCGCTCATCGCCGACGCCCGCCGCCACGGGGTGCGGATCCGCCCGGTCGACATCAACGCCTCCGCCGCGCAGGCCGACCTCGAGGCGGACGCGGACTCCCGCGGCGGGTTCGCCATCCGGATCGGGCTCGAGTCCGTGCGCGAGGTGGGCGGCGCGGGCGCCGCCGTCGTCGCCGAGCGCGAGGCCGCCGGGCCCTACGCCTCGATCGCCGATCTCGCCCACCGCACCGGGGTCGAGGTGCGGGTGCTCGAGGGGCTCGCGACCGCCGGGGCCTTCGCGGGCTTCGGCCTCGACCGGCGGCAGGCGCTGTGGATCGCCGGAGCCCTCGCCGGCTCCGGGCCCGGGGTGCTGCCGGGGACCGCGCCGGTGAGCGCCGCGCCCGCGCTGCCGCTCATGAGTGCGTTCGACGTCACCCTCGCCGAGCTGTTCGCCACCGGGCTCACCGTCGACGGCTATCCCACCGCGGGCCTGCGCGGCGCGCTCACCGCCCGCGGGTACGCCTCGACCGCGGACGCGCGGGCCGCCGCCGACGGCTCGCGCATCACCGTCGCAGGGATCGTCACGCACCGGCAGCGTCCGGCCACTGCCTCCGGCATCACCTTCATGAACATCGAGGACGAGTTCGGGATGCTCAACGTCGTGTGCACCCCGGGTCTGATGAAGCGCTTCGCCCCGATCTCGACGAGCCGGAGCACCCTCGTCATCACCGGTCTGCTCCAGCGCGCGGGATCGGTGGTGAGCCTGTACGCGCACCGTCTCATCCCGCTCGACGTGCAGCTCCCCGCCCGGTCGCGGGACTTCCGCTGA